A stretch of DNA from Nitrosophilus labii:
GATTGTTTATTCTTGTGCTTATCAGGTACGTTTGATATGCAATTATGCCTACCAAACCAATAGTTACCATTCTGAATGTCCAGTTTTCGAATATGTATTTATCCATTTTGAATTTAAACTTTTCGTATTTCATTTACGCTCCTGTAAAAATTCTCATGTATGAAGGCGGTAAAGTTTTTGGCTGGCGTATACCAAGCATATAAAGTATGTGAAGAAAAAAACCCTTAATCTTTGATTTTTTTATTTTCTCATATAGAGTTGCAGTCAGAACCCCAAGTCCAAAAAAAGTCGAAAAGGGGATAAAACCTTTTGTAAACATAATTGCTATACCTATAAAAATTGAAAATACTACAAGAGTATCTATTTCCCAGTTGCCAAACATCGGTTTAGTATCTATATATTTATTTATATGTATATACCCTTCTGGGGCCATGTTTTCTCCTTTTAATGTATTTGACCAATTCTTTCATTGAAAGAATCGATAAAATACATTTTTTGCAAAGGGAAAACCCCTTTGCAAAAATTAGAATGTAGCACTGTTGATTGCACTTATAATGTTGTTGCCCTGAGTAATCAAGACTGCAAATCCAAGCATTAGGAAAAATTGCAGGATTGAACCAGCAAATGCTCGCCACACACCTACTGCAAAAAACATCAGGGCTATGATTCTTGCAACATATGTGTCGTCAAGCCAACCAGATAATGTATTCCACAATGTCTGGGCACCTAAATTATCCGTATTGCCAGCAAACGCCGAAACCGAGAAAAATGCAAACATGACAAAAATGATTGCAAGTTTTTTCTTCAAGTGTCACTCCTTTTTGTGATATTTTATGAGCAAATTAAAGTTTTTCTCTTCCTTTGCACCTCCTTTAAGCTGATTTTAGATGTTTTTCATCTAAAATTATATATCAACTTTATTAAAGTTTTATTAAATTCTTTTGTAGTAAAATGCAAACAATTGATATTTTTCTATATATTTTTAATATTTAACATATAAATTCCTAAAGGAATTACATGGAAAAAGATGAGGCTTTATTATCTTCTTCTATCAACAAAGTCAAAGCATATACAAGTATAAATTTAAAAAAGAATGCAACTTTTAAAGATCTTGGTGATATTGCAAATTACAATGGCATGAATTTTTATAATTGGGCACAAGGGAAATATTCTCCTAAATCTGTTATAAGTACCTTCAAAATTCTTGCTTCTTTGACAGATGAGCAAATCATTGACATTATTAATGACTGGAGAAGCAGGGCGTAAATTAATACGCCATCTGCTTTATGAGTTTACCGCTTTTTAATATCACTATTTTATAGCTTTCAGAATAAGGATTTTTAAAACATTTCATAACAAATTCATTAAGCTGCATCCTCGCTTTATTTTGTAATTTGCAGGTATTCTCAAACTGTTTAGCGCTTTGCTTAAACTGCTCTTTTGCCTCATCTGTCAGCTCTTCTACGCCTGTTTCTCCGAGATATTCAAAAGCCTGGCCGCATTGTCTGTAATTGTATATATACTTTCGCTGAAGCGACTTTTTGGTAACGCTTGCGTATTCGCAGCCGTCCGGTTCTATGCCGTTATATGAAGTTACATACTGAGTTCCGCCAAAATTTTCTATAATATCAGATTTGTTAGAGATAGTATATTGAGCAAGTGTTTCTTCAACAGTCAATCCTACTATTTTATCAACAACTTTTTGAGGTAATTTGATGAAACCTTGTATATCTCCTTCTGAATAATTATCTATTTTTTTCTCTTGGCTCGTTTCTGTTTTTGAGGGAGAAAAAGTTTGGGAAATGTTCACTCCCAAGCTTTTGAGCAGTTCTGGATCCGCTCCTTTGTAATAGCGAATTGTTTTGTCATTATGAACCAAGGTAAAGGCTATGTCTTTTGGTCCTTCGCACCACATTATATCTTTTAGCATAAAAATGTTTATCGTGTTTTTGTCTTTTATCTCATCGAGGCGATAGAAAAGATAGTCACTGAAAGAACTCTTTTTGAATTTCGTCTTACCATTGGCTATATATAATTTTCCGCCGTTTGCAGTACAGTAGGCATTGGCGTTCATCCCTTTTTCGTAATACCATTTTCCTTTTCCGTTCTCGTCATAATAGAACACTTTTTTGGGATCTATGTTTTTATATTTTTTGGGATAGCTTATGTAACCGGTTTTTTGGGGATTATAGGTTTTTATATGATAAAAGCGAGAGTATGTCAGAAGGTATCCTCCCCCTATCATATGACGCTGTCTGAATTCAACATTGTCTCTCATGTATTCTATTCCAAAACCGTTTCTCGATTCGCATAGAAAGAAACCAGGATATTTACCGAAACCCTGCTTTTTCATCTCCTGTTTGGTTGTTACATACTCCATACTGAAAGCGGTAGGAAGTGCATTGATCTCTTTTATGGCCTGATCCCCATAAATAATCTTGCCACCGATCATTTCGCAATATCCTTTGGCATCGCTGAAAACTTCCAGAATATCTCTTGCATCGGCAAGATTGGCCTGTTCGTCCTTGGTTCTGTATTCTACGAGAGTTTCGTACGGATTTTCCGCAACAATACGGTAGTGGTCCTCTTCTCCGGCTCTTTTTTGAGAGATATAGCTTCTTATGCCGCCATTATTTACAATATCTGAAATATTGGTGACTTTCGGCTGGGATGATGCACAGCCAGTAAACAATATCATTGAGCCAACTGTTAATAACGCCATATTTATAGTTTTTTTCATGATACTACTCTCTTTTGTGCAAAACTGTTTTTTTAAACATTGAGAATATAACATTTTTGTAATAGAAGTTTTAGTATTATTTTTTTCCATATTCAACCCCTTTCATTGTTTATTTTTTCACCACTTTGAACTCTTAAATATCCGGTAACAGTTTTTACAGCATTTTTCCTCATCATTTTTGAAAACTTCCAAGAAACCTTTTATATTTGCAAGGCGATTAGGATTATTTATCCTATGATCACAAACTGCTTTTCCATGTTTTGTAACAATATGTATTTTTTTTGTTTTCATGTTAATTCCTCTTACAGGTATTCCCACTTCCCGGTTCTTTTGTTTTTATACTGAATTGCAGTACAACCCCAAGCACCCATTCCAAAGTCATCAAGAGGGGAAAAAGCGTTTTCGGTTTCATCATCATCGCTGTAACCATATCCGTAGACATTTCCATCATCATCAAGCAATCTAAACTCATATTTTAGATTGTGGTCCTTTGAAGGATCCCAATCAGCAGAGCATATTGGCTCTTTTAATTTTTTATTAAAAGCTTTTGTGATTTTCCATGCCATTATTTTACCTTTTTTTATCTATTTTAGACGAATTTTAACTAAAATTCTAACATTTGTCAACGAAATCGTTGACAATTAGATGATATTGTGCTAAAATATAGGTATAAAATGAAGGAATGGAGGTAATGGAGATGATGCAGCTTGATATTTTCGGAAACGCAAAAATAATAAGAAAAAAGAATGAAAAAAGTAAGATTGAAAAGAATTATGACAAAATAATCAATAAGCTGATTGAGCAATTGAAAAATTATATCAAAGAAGGAGTTTTAATAAGATCTGATGATCTTTATAATATATCATTAGATTATCCATATAAAATTGAAAAGACTTGGGGAGATGAATATGGTTTATACTTTGTACCAGATAGCGACACAGTAAAAATCTATCAGCATCTTGTTGAAAGAAACGGTACTCTAAAAGAACTTCTATCCTTAGATCTTGCACAAGGAGCATTAAACAATATCCGTCAGTTTATAATAGACAACCCAAATGCTACCATTGAAGAATTTATAAAAAGATTTCGTATAAACGAACCAATCAAGAGATATTTTAGATATGCGGAGACAAAAGATAAAGAGCTACTTGAAAAAGTGGCACTAACAATAATCGAATTTAAGAAAATGCGAAGCTTTATAGATACCTCTCATAAGAAATTCAACCCACTTAAAAACAGAAGAGGAAGAAACGAAGGTAAGCCCGGATGTTTTGATGGGCTTTGTATTGAAAAAAATATTGAAAAGATATTTCCGTTTGCAAGAGAATACTCATAAAGAGGGTATGCAAATGATAGAAGAGTTAAAAGTTTTAATAGAAACTTTTGCAATAGGTTTTATAGCATTAATGAGCTTAGTATCGTTTTTTATAGGTTATGAGGAATTTAAAAGGAAACAAAGAATAAAAAATGTTTGGAAAAATAGAAGATAAAAAGGAGTAAAAGTGTGGGAATTAATATATTACATATTGCTTGAAATAGCTAATATGTTTTGCATAGCAAAGTTTAAAGAAGGAATGAAAAAGTGCATATTCCGTTATATCCTAATAACAGTTGTATTTTTTGCAATAATTGCAACATTATCAACACTTGGATTTATTAATTTTGACGAAGTAGCAGAAGATTTCACCAATTCCTATACAATGGAAAGTCAAAAATAAGTAGGAAATAGGTGTAATGGAATTTAGAAAATATATCGATTTAGAAAATAAAAAATTAATGGATTAAAAAACAGAAAAAGCAGAAAGGCAGACCGTCCGGGTTGTTTTGACGGGCTTTGTGTTGAAAAGAACATCCAAAGGACAAGAAATGTGCTGTTCGGTTGAGATCAAGAAAAATTATCCAAAAGAGCTTGAAAAGCATTTTGACGAGGTTCTTGTATTTCATGGACCTCGCTATCAAAGATTAATAGTTAGAGATAAAGTAAACAATAAAGGGGCTATAAAATACTCTACTTGGCTGGATTTAAAAATTAATTACTATAACAATGTCGCATATTACAAATATAGTGCTTTTGCCAATAGTGGCGAAATAATGGAATATGCAATAAAGAAAGTTTTCGAGATAGCAAAAGAGATAAAGAGACATATCGAACCTTTCCAGAGAGGATTGTTCGAGGATGAAGAGAGTAAAGAAAATCTAATTTACAAACTTTCGGAAAAACTAAACGACTGGATATGGAAATATAACGGTATCGAATATAGGCAACACATTCCATCCCCTGTTGAATTGCGAGATACGATAAAACTCTATCTCAAAAAAGTAGCCAATAAAGAGATAGAGCTGGATAACAGATTTCGTACCATTAAAGATTACAGAGATGATTTTATCTGGTTTCCAAACTTTTTGCATATTCTTGACGGAGAAGCAAAAAGTGATCTGGATATTTTAGAGTGGCTCGGATGGATTAGGATTTTTGTAAAAGATAGAAGCGGAAACGATCTTTTTTATTTTCAAAATGAAGAATTTGATGCGTGTTTCCCTCTTGATTGGGACAAATCTATTTTGCCGAATTACAAAAGAATCGTCTATACAAAAGAACTTATCGATTATGTAAGAAATTTATTCGATATACCTTACAGAGAGCCGTTTGGAGATAGCTACGCCATTAAAATGGCAATTAAGGATTATATAGAAAGCTGTGCTTTAAAAAAGGGTATCGACTGGAAAGATACTCTCGGTAACAGCAGGGAT
This window harbors:
- the traL gene encoding type IV conjugative transfer system protein TraL is translated as MAPEGYIHINKYIDTKPMFGNWEIDTLVVFSIFIGIAIMFTKGFIPFSTFFGLGVLTATLYEKIKKSKIKGFFLHILYMLGIRQPKTLPPSYMRIFTGA